In a genomic window of Candidatus Buchananbacteria bacterium CG10_big_fil_rev_8_21_14_0_10_42_9:
- a CDS encoding DUF1653 domain-containing protein translates to MNKLSFGKHRHYKGKDYEVIALDKHRETLEDLVVYKSLYGNNQIWVRPLKMFLEKVEYQGKQVHRFKKISK, encoded by the coding sequence GTGAATAAGTTAAGTTTTGGCAAACACAGGCACTATAAAGGCAAAGATTATGAAGTGATAGCGTTGGACAAGCATAGAGAAACGCTTGAAGATTTGGTCGTTTACAAAAGTTTATACGGCAATAATCAAATTTGGGTTCGACCGCTAAAAATGTTTTTAGAAAAAGTTGAATACCAAGGCAAACAGGTGCATAGGTTTAAAAAAATTTCAAAGTAA
- a CDS encoding glutamine-hydrolyzing GMP synthase has translation MIVILNFGGQYIHLIARRVREMGVYSEIVPHNISAQKLKSLKPEGIILSGGPASVYAKNAPQPNKAIFKLGIPMLGICYGHQLIARYNGAHVDPSALGRFGKIQMTVNNKSGLLKSLKGKEQVWFSNYDVVTAVPKTFKVTAKTTSCPVAVMESQSKKQYGLQFHPEVIHTPSGKKILENFVFGICHAKKSWETKYLPETLGKSVKKTVGQNNVLLAVSGGVDSTVVAALLHQALGSQLYCVHVDHGLMRKDEVSEIKRMFKHLKVKNFKVVDASNLFLQRLKNVSDPEQKRKIIGHTFIEVFEKEAKRLKRSAHISFLAQGTIYPDRIESGSTSKQAAKIKSHHNLTLPKRMQLKILEPIKDLYKDEVRALGLQLGLPKEFIYRHPFPGPGLAVRILGPVDKAKVKILQEADAIFIDELKKQKEYHKIAQAFAALFPVKAVGVMGDSRSYEYVISLRAVSTTDFMTADWYRMNGNLLSDVSNRIVNEVRGVNRVVYDITQKPPGTVEYE, from the coding sequence ATGATTGTGATTTTAAATTTTGGCGGACAATACATTCATCTTATTGCCAGGCGCGTGAGAGAAATGGGAGTGTATAGTGAAATTGTTCCGCACAATATCAGTGCGCAAAAGCTAAAATCATTAAAACCAGAAGGCATTATATTATCCGGCGGCCCGGCTTCAGTGTACGCTAAAAATGCGCCCCAACCAAACAAAGCTATTTTTAAGCTGGGAATACCCATGCTCGGTATTTGTTACGGACACCAATTAATTGCCCGTTATAACGGCGCTCATGTTGACCCGTCTGCACTTGGTAGATTTGGTAAGATTCAAATGACTGTTAACAATAAGTCAGGTTTACTTAAGTCACTTAAAGGCAAAGAGCAAGTTTGGTTTTCAAATTATGATGTCGTCACAGCAGTTCCTAAAACTTTTAAAGTGACAGCCAAAACAACTTCTTGTCCGGTGGCAGTAATGGAAAGCCAGAGTAAAAAGCAGTACGGTTTACAATTTCACCCAGAAGTAATACATACTCCATCTGGCAAAAAAATCTTAGAGAATTTTGTGTTTGGTATTTGCCACGCCAAAAAATCTTGGGAGACCAAATATTTACCTGAAACTTTAGGCAAGAGCGTAAAAAAAACGGTTGGTCAGAATAATGTGTTGTTGGCAGTTTCCGGCGGTGTCGATTCCACTGTTGTGGCAGCATTACTGCATCAGGCGTTGGGTAGCCAGCTTTATTGTGTGCATGTTGACCATGGTTTAATGCGTAAAGATGAGGTAAGTGAAATTAAGCGAATGTTTAAACATTTAAAGGTCAAAAATTTTAAAGTCGTAGATGCGTCAAATTTATTTTTACAGCGTTTAAAAAATGTATCTGACCCAGAACAAAAAAGAAAAATCATCGGGCATACTTTTATTGAAGTATTTGAAAAAGAAGCCAAGAGACTTAAACGTTCTGCTCATATAAGTTTTCTAGCCCAAGGTACCATTTATCCAGATCGTATTGAATCAGGCTCTACTTCCAAACAGGCTGCTAAAATTAAAAGTCATCATAATTTAACTTTGCCAAAAAGGATGCAGCTTAAAATTTTGGAGCCAATTAAAGATTTGTACAAAGATGAAGTTCGCGCTTTAGGCTTGCAGCTAGGGTTGCCGAAAGAATTTATCTATCGCCACCCATTTCCGGGCCCGGGTTTAGCAGTCCGAATCTTGGGGCCAGTTGATAAAGCTAAAGTAAAAATTTTACAAGAAGCTGACGCTATTTTTATTGATGAATTAAAGAAGCAAAAAGAGTATCACAAAATTGCTCAAGCGTTTGCGGCTTTATTTCCTGTCAAAGCGGTGGGGGTGATGGGGGATAGCCGCTCATATGAATATGTTATTTCCCTGCGCGCTGTTAGTACTACAGATTTTATGACGGCAGATTGGTACCGCATGAATGGCAATCTTTTATCGGATGTCTCCAACCGAATCGTCAATGAAGTTAGAGGTGTAAACAGGGTGGTTTATGACATTACTCAAAAACCCCCGGGAACAGTAGAGTATGAATAA